One region of Streptomyces subrutilus genomic DNA includes:
- a CDS encoding ParA family protein produces the protein MAGSVHREPDVEESDTVRSDANLAGPMADPVPGPRSESAGDDVSRETSPPPLVDNDTPIGRAAQLAVEALGRAGEGLPRPEQTRVIVVANQKGGVGKTTTTVNLAASLALHGARVLVVDLDPQGNASTALGIDHHADVPSIYDVLVDSRPLLEVVQPVVDVEGLFCAPATIDLAGAEIELVSLVARESRLQRAIQAYEQPLDYILIDCPPSLGLLTVNALVAGAEVLIPIQCEYYALEGLGQLLRNVDLVRAHLNPSLHVSTILLTMYDGRTRLASQVADEVRSHFGKEVLRTSIPRSVRISEAPSYGQTVLTYDPGSSGSLSYLEAAREIAFRGVGMQYDAQQAHLGAGVNSTQSVAEGIQ, from the coding sequence ATGGCAGGCTCTGTGCATCGCGAGCCTGATGTCGAGGAGAGTGACACCGTGCGGTCCGACGCCAACCTCGCGGGGCCGATGGCCGATCCGGTCCCCGGTCCCCGCTCTGAATCGGCGGGGGACGATGTTTCACGTGAAACATCGCCTCCTCCTCTTGTAGACAACGACACCCCCATCGGCCGAGCCGCCCAGCTGGCGGTCGAGGCGCTGGGGCGCGCCGGCGAGGGCTTGCCCCGTCCGGAGCAGACCCGGGTCATCGTGGTCGCCAACCAGAAGGGCGGCGTGGGCAAGACCACCACGACCGTGAATCTGGCGGCCTCCCTGGCACTGCACGGGGCGCGGGTCCTGGTGGTAGACCTCGACCCGCAGGGCAATGCCTCGACCGCCCTGGGCATCGACCACCACGCGGATGTGCCCTCGATCTACGACGTGCTCGTGGACAGCCGGCCGCTGCTGGAGGTCGTCCAGCCCGTCGTGGATGTGGAGGGGCTCTTCTGTGCCCCGGCCACGATCGACCTCGCGGGCGCCGAGATCGAGCTGGTGTCGCTGGTGGCCCGTGAGAGCCGGCTGCAGCGGGCGATCCAGGCGTACGAGCAGCCGCTCGACTACATCCTGATCGACTGCCCGCCGTCGTTGGGCCTGCTGACGGTCAACGCTCTCGTGGCGGGCGCGGAGGTGCTGATCCCGATCCAGTGCGAGTACTACGCGCTGGAGGGACTGGGCCAGCTGCTGCGCAACGTCGATCTGGTACGGGCCCACCTGAACCCGTCCCTGCACGTGTCGACGATCCTGCTGACGATGTACGACGGCAGGACCCGGCTGGCCTCGCAGGTGGCGGACGAGGTGCGCAGTCACTTCGGCAAGGAGGTGCTGCGGACGAGCATCCCGCGGTCGGTGCGCATCTCCGAGGCGCCGAGTTACGGGCAGACGGTGCTCACGTACGACCCGGGTTCCAGCGGCTCGCTCTCCTATTTGGAGGCGGCACGGGAAATCGCGTTTCGTGGGGTTGGAATGCAGTACGACGCCCAGCAGGCCCATCTGGGCGCGGGCGTGAACAGCACGCAGAGTGTGGCGGAGGGGATCCAGTGA
- a CDS encoding GNAT family N-acetyltransferase, with protein MGRRLVPLTLDNLQDLPRRCRSCVFWELDPVSGDAAVKAGTPALEKEAWISAVLLEWGSCGRVVYVDEVPVGFVLYAPPAYVPRSTAFPTSPVSPDAVQLITAFITPGYQGQGLGRVMVQTVAKDLLRRGFRAIEAFGDARWEGPACLLPADHLLAVGFKTVRPHPAHPRLRLELRSTLSWKEDVELALDRLLGAARKEPALRPL; from the coding sequence ATGGGTCGTCGGCTGGTACCGCTCACGCTGGACAACCTCCAGGATCTGCCTCGTCGTTGCCGGTCCTGTGTGTTCTGGGAGCTCGATCCGGTCAGTGGTGACGCCGCCGTGAAGGCGGGTACGCCGGCGTTGGAAAAGGAGGCCTGGATCTCCGCCGTCCTCCTCGAGTGGGGATCGTGCGGCCGGGTGGTCTACGTGGATGAGGTCCCGGTCGGGTTCGTGCTCTACGCGCCGCCGGCGTACGTACCGCGGTCCACCGCGTTTCCCACGAGCCCGGTGTCGCCGGACGCCGTGCAGCTGATCACCGCGTTCATCACGCCGGGGTACCAGGGGCAGGGGCTCGGCCGGGTCATGGTCCAGACGGTGGCGAAGGACCTGCTGCGGCGGGGGTTTCGGGCCATCGAGGCCTTCGGGGACGCCCGGTGGGAGGGTCCGGCCTGTCTGCTCCCGGCGGACCACCTCCTCGCGGTGGGCTTCAAGACGGTACGGCCGCACCCTGCGCATCCCCGGCTGCGGCTGGAGCTGCGCTCCACGCTGTCGTGGAAGGAAGACGTGGAACTGGCGCTGGACCGGCTGCTGGGCGCGGCGCGCAAGGAGCCGGCGCTGCGCCCGCTGTGA
- the murJ gene encoding murein biosynthesis integral membrane protein MurJ: MNAPYDGDRAQGTGGRTPSQGTAPGTPVPGQVPAPAPAPDRDPYVQDAYDYDPYRSQDLSAQDPVAEVLYDRAAHPPPPPGTYQEPGPLYAAPTAPSYAPDPRVWAQTPPPEPDGPSRHLPYGDHATTTEFVGVDSLVTRAADEQPEPDAFAHLYRDQEAAPRTTAEEAPVAAPAPAKPAGRASSLLKSSALMAAGTIVSRITGFLRTLVIAGAIGVGTFNDTYQIANTLPTMIYVLVGGGALNAVFIPQLVRAMKNDSDGGQAYANRLLTLVVVLLAGITTICVLAAPVFITMMSPKIASDPQQMDVAVAFARYCLPTMFFMGVHVVLGQILNARGRFGAMMWTPVLNNIVVIATFGAFIWAFGGFTTSGVNAATVTADGVRLLGLGTLLGLTVQALAMLPYLRDAGFKPRLRFDWKGHGLGKAARLAKWTFFFVLANQIGLVVVTQLATWAGSVAEKQGHSGTGITAYNYALLLWQMPQAIITVSVMTAVLPRISRSAHDGDAAAVRDDISYGLRTSAVAIVPCAFAFLALGVPMATLLYAGSGSGAQNIGYVLMAFGLGLIPYSVQYVVLRGFYAYEDTRTPFYNTVIVAAVNAAGSAASFFLLPARWAVVGMAAAYGLGYAVGVGVAWRRLKNRLGGDLDGAHVMRTYARLTGACVPAAAVAGAAAYAVTRWLGSGVAGSAASLVAGGIALAAVFLIAAKRMRIEELNAMVGMVRGRLGR; the protein is encoded by the coding sequence ATGAACGCGCCGTACGACGGTGACCGCGCGCAGGGCACTGGTGGGCGTACGCCCTCCCAGGGCACTGCCCCGGGCACCCCGGTGCCCGGGCAGGTTCCCGCACCTGCGCCCGCGCCGGACCGCGACCCGTATGTCCAGGACGCCTACGACTACGACCCGTACCGGTCGCAGGACCTGTCCGCGCAGGACCCCGTCGCCGAGGTCCTCTACGACCGGGCCGCACACCCCCCGCCGCCGCCCGGTACCTACCAGGAGCCCGGCCCGCTGTACGCGGCGCCCACGGCGCCCTCCTACGCCCCCGATCCGCGCGTCTGGGCCCAGACCCCGCCGCCCGAGCCGGACGGCCCCTCCCGCCACCTCCCGTACGGCGACCACGCCACCACGACGGAGTTCGTCGGCGTGGACTCCCTCGTCACCAGGGCGGCGGACGAACAGCCCGAACCCGATGCCTTCGCCCACCTGTACCGGGACCAGGAGGCGGCCCCCCGCACCACCGCCGAGGAGGCGCCCGTCGCCGCCCCGGCGCCGGCCAAGCCCGCCGGACGCGCGTCCAGCCTGCTGAAGTCCAGCGCGCTCATGGCGGCCGGCACGATCGTCTCCCGCATCACCGGCTTCCTGCGGACCCTGGTCATCGCCGGTGCCATCGGCGTCGGCACCTTCAACGACACGTACCAGATCGCCAACACCCTGCCGACGATGATCTACGTGCTGGTCGGCGGCGGCGCCCTCAACGCCGTCTTCATCCCGCAGCTGGTCCGGGCCATGAAGAACGACAGCGACGGCGGCCAGGCGTACGCCAACCGGCTGCTGACCCTCGTCGTCGTCCTGCTGGCCGGCATCACCACCATCTGCGTCCTGGCCGCGCCCGTGTTCATCACGATGATGTCGCCGAAGATCGCCTCCGACCCCCAGCAGATGGACGTCGCGGTCGCCTTCGCCCGCTACTGCCTGCCCACCATGTTCTTCATGGGCGTCCACGTGGTCCTCGGTCAGATCCTCAACGCCCGCGGCCGCTTCGGCGCGATGATGTGGACCCCGGTCCTCAACAACATCGTCGTCATCGCCACCTTCGGCGCCTTCATCTGGGCCTTCGGCGGCTTCACCACCTCCGGCGTCAACGCCGCCACGGTCACCGCCGACGGCGTCCGACTGCTGGGCCTCGGCACCCTGTTGGGCCTCACCGTCCAGGCCCTGGCCATGCTGCCCTACCTGCGCGACGCCGGCTTCAAGCCGCGCCTGCGCTTCGACTGGAAGGGCCACGGCCTCGGCAAGGCCGCCCGCCTGGCCAAGTGGACGTTCTTCTTCGTCCTCGCCAACCAGATCGGGCTCGTCGTCGTCACCCAGCTCGCCACCTGGGCCGGCTCCGTTGCCGAGAAGCAGGGCCACTCCGGCACCGGCATCACCGCCTACAACTACGCGCTGCTGCTGTGGCAGATGCCGCAGGCGATCATCACCGTCTCCGTCATGACCGCCGTCCTGCCGCGCATCTCCCGGTCCGCCCACGACGGGGACGCCGCCGCCGTCCGCGACGACATCTCCTACGGGCTGCGCACCTCCGCCGTCGCGATCGTGCCCTGCGCCTTCGCGTTCCTCGCCCTCGGCGTCCCCATGGCCACGCTGCTCTACGCCGGTTCCGGCTCCGGGGCCCAGAACATCGGCTACGTCCTGATGGCCTTCGGCCTCGGACTGATCCCGTACTCGGTCCAGTACGTGGTCCTGCGCGGCTTCTACGCCTACGAGGACACCCGGACGCCCTTCTACAACACCGTCATCGTCGCCGCCGTCAACGCGGCGGGCTCCGCGGCCTCCTTCTTCCTCCTCCCCGCCCGGTGGGCCGTCGTGGGCATGGCCGCCGCCTACGGCCTCGGCTACGCCGTCGGCGTGGGCGTCGCCTGGCGCCGCCTGAAGAACCGCCTCGGCGGCGACCTCGACGGCGCGCACGTGATGCGCACCTACGCCCGCCTCACCGGCGCCTGCGTCCCCGCGGCCGCGGTGGCCGGTGCCGCCGCCTACGCGGTCACCCGGTGGCTCGGCAGCGGAGTCGCCGGCTCCGCCGCCTCTCTGGTGGCCGGCGGCATCGCCCTGGCGGCCGTGTTCCTCATCGCCGCCAAGCGCATGCGGATCGAAGAGCTCAACGCGATGGTCGGAATGGTCCGCGGACGACTGGGGCGCTGA
- the sigM gene encoding RNA polymerase sigma factor SigM encodes MHDATTGDASDADLLARHVAGDPDAFGEVVRRHRDRLWAVALRTLGDREEAADAVQDALVSAYRAAHTFRGESAVTTWLHRITVNACLDRARKAASRRTSPLDDTERLERLLEPHESAEAPAERQDLHRQLLAALSTLPAEQRAALVLVDMQGYPVAEAAGILDVPTGTVKSRCARGRAKLLPMLTHLRTNAGDNTATGRGRNRTPGTAVPPAAEPRHPDPDAVKGGGGRP; translated from the coding sequence ATGCACGACGCGACGACGGGCGACGCGAGCGACGCGGACCTGCTGGCCCGGCACGTGGCCGGCGACCCCGACGCCTTCGGCGAGGTCGTGCGGCGCCACCGGGACCGGCTCTGGGCCGTGGCCCTGCGGACGCTCGGCGACCGGGAGGAGGCCGCCGACGCGGTGCAGGACGCCCTCGTCTCCGCCTACCGGGCCGCCCACACCTTCCGCGGGGAATCCGCCGTCACCACCTGGCTGCACCGCATCACCGTCAACGCCTGCCTCGACCGGGCCCGCAAGGCCGCCTCCCGCAGGACCTCGCCGCTCGACGACACGGAGCGCCTGGAGCGCCTCCTGGAGCCCCACGAGTCAGCCGAGGCCCCCGCGGAGCGCCAGGACCTCCACCGCCAGCTCCTGGCCGCCCTCAGCACCCTCCCCGCCGAACAGCGGGCGGCGCTCGTCCTCGTCGACATGCAGGGATACCCGGTCGCCGAGGCGGCCGGCATCCTCGACGTCCCCACCGGCACCGTGAAGAGCCGGTGCGCGCGCGGCCGGGCGAAACTCCTCCCGATGCTCACTCATCTGCGCACGAATGCCGGGGATAACACCGCCACCGGGCGGGGAAGGAACCGGACGCCGGGGACAGCCGTCCCACCAGCGGCAGAGCCCAGGCATCCAGACCCAGACGCAGTGAAGGGCGGAGGTGGACGACCGTGA
- a CDS encoding protein kinase family protein: MAERSTAAVDVADNSGDKPLAAKADKATADGVDTQNGRAAGGPMTEKDGERTTAAPTAAPELHSGHKLARRYRLEECVTRVDGFSSWRAMDEKLRRAVGVHLLPADHPRARSVLAAARSSALLGDPRFVQVLDAVEENDLVYVVHEWLPDATELTALLAAGPLEPHEAYQLVSQVSQAMTAAHREGLAHLRLTPSAILRTSTGQYRIRGLAVNAALRGITSETPQRADTEAIGALLYAGLTQRWPYESDAYGLTGLPKGVGLIAPDQVRAGVHRGLGELAMRALANDGATASRQEPAFTTPEELAKAVAAMPRIRPPEPAFTAPPEYQHTTYQQGSYGRPTPPGGSTTQVRPLAPPPPPLQSRTGRALKWGVAALLIAALGLGSWQLADKLIDHGKGGTNGPNHTQTETDEAPKQVTAGRQLPITDVSVFAPDPDPLNTKDSRKAVDGNPDSGWATPRYDDFANFGNLPTRRGGSGIIVDLGSVQDVAGIDLDLFASGQKLQVRAAAPDASSPSELSQFSQPITELKDVEKKLKATLDKPVRTRYVLIHITSLPPEGADTFRGGINEIKILGTTP; this comes from the coding sequence GTGGCGGAACGTAGCACGGCTGCCGTCGACGTGGCAGACAACAGTGGCGACAAGCCGCTGGCCGCGAAAGCGGACAAGGCCACGGCCGACGGGGTGGACACCCAGAACGGACGAGCCGCGGGCGGACCCATGACCGAAAAGGACGGCGAACGCACGACGGCGGCCCCCACGGCCGCACCCGAACTCCACAGCGGCCACAAGCTCGCCAGACGCTACCGGCTCGAAGAGTGCGTCACCCGTGTGGACGGATTCAGCAGCTGGCGTGCGATGGACGAGAAGCTGCGCCGGGCCGTCGGCGTCCACCTGCTGCCCGCCGACCACCCGCGGGCCCGGTCCGTCCTCGCCGCCGCCCGTTCCTCCGCCCTGCTCGGCGACCCCCGGTTCGTCCAGGTCCTCGACGCGGTGGAGGAGAACGACCTGGTCTACGTCGTCCACGAATGGCTGCCCGACGCCACCGAGCTCACGGCCCTCCTCGCCGCGGGCCCCCTGGAGCCCCACGAGGCCTACCAGCTCGTCAGCCAGGTCTCCCAGGCCATGACGGCGGCTCACCGCGAGGGCCTCGCCCATCTGCGCCTGACACCGAGCGCGATACTGCGAACCTCCACCGGCCAGTACCGCATCCGCGGCCTCGCCGTGAACGCGGCGCTGCGCGGCATCACCAGCGAGACCCCGCAGCGCGCCGACACCGAGGCCATCGGCGCACTCCTGTACGCCGGGCTCACCCAGCGCTGGCCGTACGAGAGCGACGCCTACGGCCTCACCGGCCTGCCCAAGGGCGTCGGCCTGATCGCCCCCGACCAGGTCCGCGCGGGGGTCCACCGGGGCCTGGGCGAGCTCGCCATGCGCGCCCTCGCCAACGACGGGGCCACCGCCTCCCGTCAGGAGCCCGCCTTCACCACCCCGGAGGAGCTGGCCAAGGCCGTCGCCGCGATGCCCCGCATCCGGCCCCCGGAGCCCGCCTTCACCGCCCCGCCGGAGTACCAGCACACCACCTACCAGCAGGGCAGCTACGGCCGCCCCACGCCTCCCGGCGGCAGCACCACCCAGGTCCGGCCCCTCGCGCCCCCGCCGCCCCCTCTGCAGAGCCGTACGGGCCGGGCCCTCAAGTGGGGTGTCGCCGCCCTGCTCATCGCCGCCCTCGGCCTGGGCAGCTGGCAGCTCGCCGACAAGCTGATCGACCACGGCAAGGGCGGCACCAACGGCCCGAACCACACGCAGACCGAGACCGACGAGGCCCCCAAGCAGGTCACCGCCGGCAGGCAGCTCCCCATCACCGACGTCTCCGTGTTCGCCCCCGACCCGGACCCGCTGAACACCAAGGACAGCCGAAAGGCCGTCGACGGCAACCCGGACAGCGGCTGGGCCACTCCCCGGTACGACGACTTCGCCAACTTCGGCAACCTGCCGACCCGCAGGGGCGGCAGCGGCATCATCGTCGACCTCGGCAGCGTGCAGGACGTGGCCGGGATCGATCTGGACCTCTTCGCGAGCGGCCAGAAGCTCCAGGTCCGGGCCGCCGCGCCCGACGCCTCCTCGCCGTCGGAGCTCTCCCAGTTCTCCCAGCCGATCACCGAGCTGAAGGACGTCGAGAAGAAGCTGAAGGCCACCCTCGACAAGCCGGTCCGTACCCGGTACGTGCTGATCCACATCACCTCCCTGCCTCCCGAGGGGGCGGACACCTTCCGCGGCGGCATCAACGAGATCAAGATCCTCGGCACGACCCCTTGA
- the trxB gene encoding thioredoxin-disulfide reductase, producing MSDVRNVIIIGSGPAGYTAALYTARASLKPLVFEGAVTAGGALMNTTEVENFPGFQDGIMGPDLMDNMRGQAERFGAELVPDDVVSVDLTGEIKTVTDTAGTVHRAKAVIVTTGSQHRKLGLPNEDALSGRGVSWCATCDGFFFKDHDIAVVGGGDTAIEEATFLSRFAKSVTIVHRRDSLRASKAMQDRAFADPKITFAWDSEVAEIHGEQKLSGLTLRNTKTGETSELPVTGLFIAVGHDPRTELFKDQLELDDEGYLKVDAPSTRTSVPGVFGAGDVVDHTYRQAITAAGTGCSAALDAERFLAALADAEKAHATV from the coding sequence GTGAGCGACGTCCGAAACGTGATCATCATCGGATCCGGACCGGCCGGTTACACCGCCGCCCTGTACACCGCACGTGCTTCGCTCAAGCCGCTGGTCTTCGAAGGCGCCGTCACCGCCGGCGGCGCGCTGATGAACACCACCGAGGTGGAGAACTTCCCCGGGTTCCAGGACGGCATCATGGGCCCGGACCTCATGGACAACATGCGCGGCCAGGCCGAGCGCTTCGGCGCCGAGCTGGTCCCGGACGACGTCGTGTCCGTGGACCTGACCGGTGAGATCAAGACCGTCACCGACACCGCCGGCACCGTGCACCGTGCCAAGGCCGTCATCGTCACCACCGGCTCCCAGCACCGCAAGCTCGGCCTGCCGAACGAGGACGCTCTCTCCGGACGCGGTGTCTCCTGGTGCGCCACCTGTGACGGGTTCTTCTTCAAGGACCACGACATCGCCGTGGTCGGCGGCGGCGACACCGCGATCGAGGAAGCGACCTTCCTCTCCCGGTTCGCCAAGTCCGTCACGATCGTCCACCGCCGCGACAGCCTGCGCGCCTCGAAGGCCATGCAGGACCGCGCCTTCGCCGACCCGAAGATCACGTTCGCCTGGGACAGCGAGGTCGCCGAGATCCACGGCGAGCAGAAGCTCTCCGGTCTCACCCTGCGCAACACCAAGACCGGCGAGACCTCCGAGCTGCCCGTGACCGGCCTCTTCATCGCCGTCGGCCACGACCCGCGCACCGAGCTGTTCAAGGACCAGCTGGAGCTCGACGACGAGGGTTACCTCAAGGTCGACGCCCCCTCCACCCGGACCAGCGTGCCCGGCGTCTTCGGCGCCGGCGACGTCGTGGACCACACCTACCGTCAGGCCATCACCGCCGCGGGCACCGGCTGCTCCGCGGCGCTGGACGCCGAGCGCTTCCTCGCCGCCCTGGCGGACGCCGAGAAGGCCCACGCGACCGTCTGA
- a CDS encoding ParB/RepB/Spo0J family partition protein — protein sequence MSERRRGLGRGLGALIPAAPQEKTPPVGGGGSTSPSAVPVLTSERGVAAAKLASLTQADVSRETSFAAAPVSEPVPTTPEAGVVAGASFAELPMDAITPNPRQPREVFDEDALAELVTSIQEVGLLQPVVVRQSTPGRYELIMGERRWRACREAGLDSIPAIIRATDDEKLLLDALLENLHRAQLNPLEEAAAYDQLLQDFNCTHDQLADRIGRSRPQVSNTLRLLKLSPSVQRRVAAGVLSAGHARALLSVEDSEEQDRLAHRIVAEGLSVRAVEEIVTLMASEPSSAVKPKGPRAGTRVAPALNELATRLSDRFETRVKVDLGQKKGKITVEFASMEDLERILGTLAPGEGRVLEQGLSGE from the coding sequence GTGAGCGAGCGACGTAGAGGTCTGGGGCGGGGGCTCGGTGCGCTGATTCCGGCGGCTCCGCAGGAGAAGACGCCGCCGGTGGGCGGCGGCGGGTCGACGTCTCCGTCGGCGGTGCCGGTGCTGACCTCGGAGCGCGGGGTCGCGGCGGCGAAGCTGGCTTCGCTGACGCAGGCCGATGTTTCACGTGAAACATCGTTCGCCGCTGCGCCGGTGAGCGAGCCGGTGCCGACGACGCCGGAGGCGGGTGTGGTGGCCGGGGCGTCGTTCGCGGAGCTTCCGATGGACGCGATCACGCCGAACCCGCGGCAGCCGCGTGAGGTGTTCGACGAGGACGCGCTGGCCGAGCTGGTGACCTCCATCCAGGAGGTGGGTCTGCTCCAGCCGGTGGTGGTGCGGCAGTCGACGCCGGGCCGCTATGAGCTGATCATGGGCGAGCGGCGCTGGCGGGCCTGCCGGGAGGCCGGCCTGGACAGCATTCCGGCGATCATCCGGGCGACGGACGACGAGAAGCTGCTCCTGGACGCACTCCTGGAGAACCTGCACCGGGCTCAGCTGAACCCGCTGGAAGAGGCCGCGGCGTACGACCAGCTGCTCCAGGACTTCAACTGCACGCACGACCAGCTGGCGGACCGGATCGGACGTTCGCGTCCCCAGGTGTCGAACACGCTGCGGCTGCTGAAGCTGTCGCCGTCGGTGCAGCGCAGGGTGGCCGCGGGTGTGCTGTCGGCGGGTCACGCGCGGGCGCTGCTGTCGGTGGAGGACTCCGAGGAGCAGGACCGCCTGGCGCACCGGATCGTCGCCGAGGGGCTGTCGGTGCGTGCGGTGGAGGAGATCGTGACGCTGATGGCGTCGGAGCCCTCCAGCGCGGTGAAGCCGAAGGGTCCCCGTGCGGGTACCCGGGTGGCTCCGGCGCTCAACGAACTGGCGACGCGGCTGTCGGACCGGTTCGAGACGCGGGTGAAGGTCGATCTGGGCCAGAAGAAGGGCAAGATCACCGTCGAGTTCGCCTCGATGGAGGACTTGGAGCGGATTCTGGGGACGCTGGCACCGGGCGAGGGCCGGGTGCTGGAGCAGGGTCTGTCCGGGGAGTGA
- the trxA gene encoding thioredoxin has translation MAGTLKNVTDADFDAEVLRSDKPVLVDFWAAWCGPCRQIAPSLEAIAAEYGDQIEIVKLNIDENPATAAKYGVMSIPTLNVYQGGEVAKTIVGAKPKAAILRDLEDFVQVTSA, from the coding sequence GTGGCCGGCACCCTCAAGAACGTGACCGACGCTGACTTCGACGCCGAGGTCCTCAGGAGCGACAAGCCCGTACTGGTGGACTTCTGGGCCGCCTGGTGCGGACCGTGCCGCCAGATCGCGCCGTCCCTCGAGGCCATCGCCGCCGAGTACGGCGACCAGATCGAGATCGTCAAGCTGAACATCGACGAGAACCCGGCCACGGCCGCCAAGTACGGCGTCATGTCCATCCCGACCCTGAACGTGTACCAGGGCGGCGAGGTCGCCAAGACCATCGTGGGCGCCAAGCCGAAGGCCGCCATCCTGCGCGACCTCGAGGACTTCGTCCAGGTCACGTCCGCCTGA